From the Planifilum fimeticola genome, the window ACGTGCGGGACGGGCTGAAGCCGGTTCACCGGCGGATTCTTTATTCCATGTTTGAACTGGGGATCACTCCGGACAAGCCGTACAAGAAATCGGCCAACGTGGTGGGGAACGTTCTGGCCCGTTACCATCCCCACGGCGATGCGGCGGTATATGACTCGATGGTCCGGATGGCCCAGGATTTTTCCTACCGGTACATGCTGGTCGACGGCCACGGCAACTTCGGTTCCGTCGACGGCGATTCCCCGGCGGCGATGCGTTACACCGAAGCGCGGCTTGCGCCCATCGCCCTGGAGATGCTCCGGGACATCAAGAAGGAAACCATCGATTTCGGGCCCAACTACGACGGCAGCCTGGAGGAGCCCCTGGTGCTTCCCTCCCGCATTCCCAATATTCTCGTCAACGGGGCATCGGGGATCGCCGTCGGCATGGCCACCAACATTCCTCCGCACAACCTCGGGGAAGTGATCGACGGCTTGGTCCGGATGATCGAGAACCCCGAGGTGACGGTGGAGGAGTTGATGAAATCGATCAAGGGCCCCGATTTCCCCACCGGCGGGGTGATCCTGGGGACGGACGGAATCAGGAAGGCTTATCGCACGGGGCGGGGCAACCTCCAGGTCCGGGCCAAGACGCGCATTGAAGAGGCCTCCGGCGGCAAGATGCGCATCGTCGTGGAGGAGCTTCCCTATCAGGTCAACAAAGCCAAGCTGGTGGAAAAGATCGCCGAACTGGTCCGGGAAAAGCGGGTGGAGGGCATCACCGACCTCCGGGATGAATCGGACCGGAACGGGATGCGCGTCGTCATCGAGCTCCGGCGGGACGTCAACCCCCGGGTGGTGTTGAACAACCTGTACAAGCATACGGCACTCCAGACGGGCTTCGGGGTGATCATGCTGGCCCTGGTGAACGGGCAGCCCCAGGTGCTCAACCTGAAGGAGCTCCTTCACCACTACCTGGAACACCAGATCGAAGTGATCCGCCGCAGAACCCAGTTCGACCTGCGCAAGGCGGAAGAGAGGGCCCATATCCTGGAAGGACTGCGGATCGCCCTGGATCACATCGACGAAGTGATCGCCCTGATCCGCGCCTCCCAGACGGCGGACGAGGCGAGAACCGGCCTGATGGAGCGCTTCGGCCTGACCGAAAAGCAGGCCCAGGCCATCCTGGACATGCGGCTGCAGCGCCTGACCGGCCTGGAGCGGGAAAAGATCGAGAGCGAGTACGAGGAGCTGCTCAAAACGATCGCCGAACTCAGGGCCATCCTCGCCGACGAAGCGAAGATCCGCGGAGTCGTCCGGGACGAGCTCCTGGAGATCAAGGAGCAGTTCGCCGATGAGCGGAGGACGCGGATCAAGCCGGACGCGG encodes:
- the gyrA gene encoding DNA gyrase subunit A, translating into MPDTERIQEVNISQEMRNSFLDYAMSVIVSRALPDVRDGLKPVHRRILYSMFELGITPDKPYKKSANVVGNVLARYHPHGDAAVYDSMVRMAQDFSYRYMLVDGHGNFGSVDGDSPAAMRYTEARLAPIALEMLRDIKKETIDFGPNYDGSLEEPLVLPSRIPNILVNGASGIAVGMATNIPPHNLGEVIDGLVRMIENPEVTVEELMKSIKGPDFPTGGVILGTDGIRKAYRTGRGNLQVRAKTRIEEASGGKMRIVVEELPYQVNKAKLVEKIAELVREKRVEGITDLRDESDRNGMRVVIELRRDVNPRVVLNNLYKHTALQTGFGVIMLALVNGQPQVLNLKELLHHYLEHQIEVIRRRTQFDLRKAEERAHILEGLRIALDHIDEVIALIRASQTADEARTGLMERFGLTEKQAQAILDMRLQRLTGLEREKIESEYEELLKTIAELRAILADEAKIRGVVRDELLEIKEQFADERRTRIKPDADEIVEEDLIPEEEVAVLLTHRGYIKRMPLSTYRAQRRGGRGITGMGTREDDFVQHLFVCNSHHYLLFFSNRGKVYRLKAYEVPELGRAARGTPIINLIQIEPGEYIHAVIPVKEFTHDKMLFFATKHGVIKKTALEEFEHIRRNGLFAINLRDEDELVGVRLTDGNQEIILGTRFGMSIRFSEQDVRQMGRSATGVKGITLSEGDEVIDMDIAYPDHDVMIVTAKGYGKRTPLSEYRQQSRGGKGIKTLTVTEKNGPIVGLKMVTPREDLMLVTNGGMVIRLNVSDISQQGRYTQGVKLITLREGEEVATVARVHTDEEEE